CTTGAACTGGGGCTGGTGGATGCGATTAAAACGTCTGATGACTTAGTGGTTGAAGCGTGCAAAGAGAAAACCGTGTTAGCTATCCACTATGTGCAGAAGAAAAAGCTGACGGACAAAATCGCTGGTGTTGCCGGCGAAGCCGCAGACAGTGTATTTATGAAGTTACTCAACCGCGGCCAACGTCCTATTGTATAAAACGGTTTGATTTGAACAGTGATAAAAGCTCTGCAATGCAGAGCTTTTTGTTTCCTTCTCTTACAAGGACAGGCACTTCAACAATACCTAATAAACGCTATCTTTTACGGGGACAGACATCTTAATTTCTCTTATGAGGACAGACACTTTAATACAGATGTCTTAATCATGTTTACAGGGACAGGCACGCTAATGTTGGCGTTTGTTAAGCCGTAAATTTTTGAACTGACTCGCAGTAAGTCTTTGTTCTCCTTCAATCTCCATATTTTTCGTGTCACAACAGCAGCAGTTTCTTTATCTGGATGTTGATGATGACTATAGCTCGCCGCCACCAAGTTGATACCACGATCACGCCTTATTACCACTGTGTTTCTCGTTGTGTTCGCCGCTCGTTTCTATGTGGTGTCGATGCAGTGTCAGGTAGAAACTTTGAGCACCGTCGGGAGTGGGTGGAAAAACGGATACTCTATTTAGCAGAAATTTATTGTATTGATATCTGCGCTTATGCAGTGATGAGTAACCACTACCATTTAGTCGTGCATATCAATGAAGCCAAAGCGGCTGAGCTTTCCGGTTTTGAAGTTATTGAGCGTTGGGGCAAGCACCATCATTTACACCCGCTTGCTCAGCGTTATCTTAACGGAGAGATTACAACGAAGAGCGAAAACGTGGCTGCCAACAAATTAATTGAAGAGTGGCGTAAAAGACTCGCGTCTCTGAGCTGGATGATGAAAGAGCTTAATATGGCGATTGCCAAACAAGCCAATACTGAGGACGAATGCACGGGACATTTCTGGGAGGGACGCTTTAAATCACAAGCGCTTTTAGATGAAAAAGCATTACTAGCTGCGATGACTTATGTAGATCTCAATCCAGTAAGAGCCAATGCCGCGCCGACACCAGAAGAGTCGGAACATACTTCACTTAAGCTGCGTTTATCTGCTCTGGAAAATCAACAGCCTACACCGTCTTCCTTGTTTCCATTCGTTGGTGGCGAGCGAATGGATAGCAAGGACGGTATTCCGTTTCGGTTAATGGATTACATCGAGTGGGTTGATTGGGTAGGGAAACATCATTATTCAGAGGGTCGTTACTCAGTGGACCAAACACTCCCGCCGTTATTAGCGCGTTTGTCGGATAATCAACGAGAGTTTTTAGATCTTTGTACCTGTATTGAACAGCGGCGATGTCTGTGGATTGGGCCTAAAGATCAATTACTTCAGGCCAAACAGCAACTGAATAAACAACGTATTCATGGTGTAGTGTGCTGAGCTTGTGCTATTCAGATAGAACGTAATGTAACCCTTGCATTAATCCACCACGCCAGCACAGGCGTTCATGCCCGCCATCATAGGTACTAAAGAGGGTTTTGACTTGACCATGAGCGCTTAAAGCATCGGCGACTTGCTGATTTAATTCCACCATCCGTTTTTCCCTTAATCCTACATCGAGGTACGACTTAATGGTGACCTCTTTAGGTAGTTCATTTTGAATAAAATCAACGAACTTAGCGTCTAAAGTTGGTAGAACCTCATCCTTTGATTGCTGACGAATTTGCTCGCGATGAGGCCACCAAAAGGATCCCGATGAACTGACCACGCAGCCAAAGCGCTCTGGCCAGTGAAGAGCGGCATACATCGACGTTAAACCGCCATAACTTTGCCCGGCAACTACAGTTTTGAGTGGATTGCGAGAAACTTGATAAAGGGCCTCTATTTGGGGGAGCAACTCTTGTTGAATCGCTTGCCAATAGATGGGATTACAGGTGAGGTCCTCACCGCGATGGCGACGATTGATCGCATCGATCATCACATAGACCGCCTCAGGTAGATAACCGCTTTGGGTATTGTCATCTAGGGCAGAGAATACTGGCATTTGCTTGGCCCAAAAATCCCCATCTTGCATGATAATAATAGGCAAGTCAGTTGCTTGTGAAGATGATGTGCTATAGCACCAAACTTGACGAGATTTGTTCATTAATGCTGATTGCCAAGTAAACTCAACCACTTCTGCTTGCGCAAAAGCTTCGCCCCCTGTTTGGTCAAAACGCTCCCACCCTGGCTGATAAGGCGCTTCTGGCATCGCATATTGCGAGTATTCTTGACCCCATAGGCAGTTTGGTAGGTTACGCTTTTGTAATGGATCAACGGTTGCATAGTTGGCCATTGTGCTCATAAGCCATTGCCTATGCTGCTGTTTTTGTTCTTGCATCGTTCCGTGATAGTGGGGTTGAATCCCATCTTCAGGAACAGGTACAAACGCATATGCTCCGCGCCAAGCATTCGGTAGGCGGCAACAAAAATAGTAGAGGTCAGAATCTTGATACTGAGTGAATTTGTCTGGGGTGAAACTGTGATGGTCTGTAATGCCGTGAATATCCAAATAGACGGCTGCAACCGGATAGGATGCTGTGTTTCTCCAAATAAAACAGGCGTCTGCGTAGCCGCTGTCTGTTGGTAGCAACAAAGGTGTGCCGATGTATTCCAATTCATCCCACCATTCTTGAGAGCCTACAGAGAGAGTATTCAGCTTGGAGTTATGCTCAAGAAATGAATGAAGATCAGCTGAAGATGTATTAAGTTGCATGCGCCATCCTTACCAGACTAATGAAATACGCCCCGCAAAGAGTAATCAATTCAACTAAATAAGGCTAGAAATAATAACTATTATCAACAATATTAATGTGTTGGATACACTGCTTACGATGTCTGTCCTCGTGCTTATGGTGTCTGTCCTCGTAAAATAAAGATGCCTGGCCTCATAAAATACAAGGCTTTTAGCGTGCCTGTCCCTGTAAGAGATTCGATAGTCTATAAAGCAGGCTTGCTACTTTTTCTTTGATATAACAAATGGTTGGTTAGGGCGGTTAGGGTGCCTGTCCCCATACCGGCAAGGTGCGCTTGAATGGCGACTTTGGCGTTGATGAGGTGTGCGGTTTCGGCGGCGGGGCCGAAGATTTGTTCCCACATAACCTTGGCGATAACACCGATAAATAAAAGCCAACTGGAGCGGCGTCCTTCGAGTGCTTCTTTTAAAGCGAAAAACGCAAATAGACCGTGTAATGTGCCTGACAAACCAACGTAACTCGTGAGCGAGCTAAAGAGTAGGCATACACCCACGGCGATACTGACCCCGATACTGACCAGCACTAATTGGCGACTTTGTGGTTTGAAAATAAACCCACCCAGCCATAAAGCCGCTAGATTCATTAAAAGATGGGGAAAGTTGGTATGAGTGAAGTTTCCTGTTAGGATGCGCCACCACTGTCCGTGTTCAATCGAGGTCAGTTGCCAAGCCGCAAAACTCGCGAAAGGCTCAAATTGTAGCGCTAGACAAACTAAACTCATTAACAGCAGCGATAGGTAAAGATTCACAATATGTCCCGTTATTGTTCTCAGTGTGGTAAAGCCCACAAAGTATGTATATGCAGTGTGATAACCCCACTTCATAGTGATGTTGAGCTTATCATTCTTCAACATCCGACAGAAGAACATCGTCCGATGGGGACGGCTCGCATCCTCAGCTTATCGCTCAATAATAGCCAAGTTTTGATTGGTGAGGACTTTCGCCAAGATGAAACGCTCAATACTTTGTTAAGCGAAGAGGGTGTGGCTCACTATGTACTTTATCCTAGTGATACTTCAATATCCGCAAGTGATGTGATTGCCCTGCATCAACCTCAGCAAAAGGTTCGGGTGATCTTATTGGATGGAACTTGGAAAAAAGCATTCAAAATGTGGCAAATCAACACCCAACTACATGCATTACCTGCACTGCATCTACCAACAGATCTCAAAGGCAATTACCGGATTCGTAAAGCACCCAGTGATAATGCCTTATCCACCGTTGAAGCGGGTTACCATCTTCTTTCTATGATGGAGGTCGACGCCGATTTTTCTCCGCTATTAACGGCGTTTGAGCAAATGGTCGATGCTCAAATCCGTCATATGCCGCCAGGTGTATTTGAGCGCAATTACCTCAATAAATAGTGAGCATGGAACGCCCTTAACTAGCCGAATAACTCCTGATGAATACGTTGAGCATAGCCATCAGTCATTGCTGCGATATAGTCACACAAAACACGCATCCCATCACTGTGGGAGCATTCTGCCGCCGCCCATTTCTCTTTGGTCGCTTGTGGCAAGAGCCTTTCTGGATCTGCACTCAATGCTTCAAATAGATCCATAATCACTTGCTGACCACGATATTCAAAACGCTGCACGTTCGGTACTTGAATCACATACTTATTGACAAAGCCTTTAAGTACATCAAGGGCTTCCGACATTTCTGGCGTCAAATAAGCGTTATAAGCCAGTAGTGGGTTATCAAAATTCGCGGCTACTTTTTTTACACTAATACTGGTTAGCAGTGCATTAACTATGCTGCCTATCGCATCTTTACGCACATAGTGCTTGTCAGAAAAAAGCATGTCGGTAAGTTCATCAAGTTCAGTCGCAAACCAGCTTTTAGGAAAACGAGTGAGAGCGTCATAAGCACCTTGCTGCCATTGTGTTTTCGTTACCATGCCTAACACAATTGCATCTTCTAAATCATGTACGCCGTAGGCAATATCATCGGCCAACTCCATAATTGAGCAGTCGAGAGATTTAAATTGGGTTTTCTGATGCTCATAGGGCGTTGTTGCAGGCCCTCGCATCTGTTTAATAAGCTGACGATCTTTGTCTGATAGAGGTTCAAATACCCAACTAAGCATCGTACCATCGCAGTCATAAATCCCCTTGGCGGGCATCCAATCACGAGCTTTGAGTTGGCGAAGTTCAACGGTTTGGTGCAATTTTTCTGCGCGGGTATCACTTAGCAGAGCGGGGTACTTGAGTAACCCTAACAAAGTCCGACGAGCTAAATTCATTCCATGATGTTCGGTATATGGTTCTAGGCTCGTCACAATACGAAATGTTTGTGCATTGCCCTCAAAACCGCCATGTTCACGCATCATGTAATTCAACGCGATTTCCCCACCATGACCGAAAGGTGGGTGACCAATATCGTGCGCCAAACAAAGTGAATCGATCAAGCTGTCTGATGGCATTAATTCGCGCAGCTCGGGCTGTTTATTTTTGATTTGCGCGACGATACCCGTGCCAATCTGTGCCACTTCAAGTGAATGAGTTAGCCGCGTACGGTGAAAATCATTGAGACTGGTGCCATGCACTTGAGTTTTGGCTTGCAGGCGACGAAAAGCAGCGGAGTGCAATATCCTCGCACGGTCGCGCTGGAATGGGGAACGATGATCGTTTAAACGAACTTTATGTTCGTCATTATTACGTTCTTGCCATTGTTCACTGATTGAAAAAGACATTACCTCTCCTTCTGTCGCCACCTTTTCCCTAAATTTACAACCTGTTAACTAATTTCGTCTAGGGTTAATTCGAAACTCGGCGCAAAGGTATGGAGAAAATAATCCATTTCTTCGGTATAGCGTTCTTTGAGTGTGACATCGAGGCGTTTTTTCGCTAACGCGTACTCTTGGTTACCCGCACTGAGCTCTTCTAAGCATTTTAGGTAAGCGCAAATGCAGTCGGCTTGTTTCACCACTGCTGCATCTTCCTGATCCGCCGAGTCTGAGAGTAGAAACGGAGCAAAATCGTCTTGCAGTTCTTCAGGTAGCATAGAAAGCAGGCGTTTTTCTGCTGCGGCTTCTATCTTTTTGTACTCTTTGGCAATTTCAGAATTGTAATATTTGACTGGAGTGGGTAAGTCACCCGTCAGCACTTCACTGCTGTCGTGGTACATCGCTTTGATGGCAATGCGTTCAGGATTGAGTTTTCCACCAAATTTTTTGTTTTTGATGACGGCAAGCGCGTGGGCAACAAAAGCAACTTGCAGGCTATGTTCGGAGATATTTTCTTTGGAGATAGAACGCATTAGCGGCCAGCGCTGAATGAGTTTCATACGTGCAAGGTGGGCAAAAAAATGACTCTCTTTCATCTGCGAAAACATCCTTAATTAAAAATGTCTTGTCAGTGTACAAAAGAGAGTCACTTAACGATACCGTTAAACGGTTAGTTTCTGCTCATTAGAATGAGGTCATTGTCATTTTCTTAACGAGTTTATTTCTGTTTATACGTACTTAAGAAGCGTTCAAAGCGACCGATGGCATCTTCGAGTGTTTCCACATGAGGCAGAGTTACGATTCGTACATGGTCAGGCTCTGGCCAGTTAAAACCACTGCCTTGAACGAGTAACACTTTTTCTTGAACCAGAAAATCTTGAACCAGTTGTTGGTCATCTTTTAAATTGAATTTTTTCTTATCCAATTTAGGGAAAAGATACATTGCCCCTTTCGGTTTCACACAAGAAACCCCAGGGATTTGGTTGATCATTTCCCATGCACGGTCACGTTGTTCAAGAAGACGTCCACCCGGTAAGATCAGCTCGTTAATACTCTGGTAGCCACCGAGAGCGGTTTGAATAGCGTGCTGCATCGGCACGTTGGCACACAAACGCATCGAGGCCAAGATATCCAATCCTGCAATAAATCCAGATGCCAGATGTTTAGGGCCGGTTAGGAACATCCAACCGCCACGAAAGCCACAAACACGATAAGCTTTTGATAGACCATTAAAGGTCATCACCAAAATGTCATCGGCTAGGGTCGCTACAGAAGTATGAGTGGCACCGTCGTACAAAATTTTGTCGTAGATCTCATCGGCGAAAATGATGAGATTATTTTGTCGTGCTATTTCGACGATTTCTAGAAGAAAATCACGCGAATAAACCGCACCCGTTGGGTTGTTTGGGTTGATTAAAACAATGCCTCGGGTTTTCTTTGAAATCTTTTTCTTGATGTCATCGAGTGAAGGTAACCAATCTGCTTGTTCATCACAGAGGTAGTGTACAGCATTACCACCAGCCAAAGAGACGGCAGCGGTCCAGAGCGGATAATCCGGAGCGGGAACCAGCATTTCATCGCCATTGTTTAACAAGGCTTGCATCGACATCACAATCAACTCAGAAGCGCCATTACCAATGTAGACATCTTCTACATCGAGACTGCGAATGCCTTTTTTCTGATAGTGTTGTACTACTGCTTTACGAGCAGAGTAGATGCCTTTTGAATCACAATAGCCTTGTGATGTTGGCAAATTACGGATCACGTCGACCAGGATTTCATCCGGGGCATCAAAACCAAATGGGGCAGGGTTACCGATGTTGAGCTTCAGTATTTTATTCCCCTCTTCCTCCATGCGTTTAGCATGTTTGAGTACTGGACCCCTAATGTCGTAGCAGACATTATCGAGTTTTGACGACATCCCGATATTTTGCATTGTTTTGTTCCTGATTGTAATTGTTTTGTATTATCAAACTACACTAAATGACTTTTTTTTAGAATAAAAATCTAAAAAAATAATTGTTATTGATAAGTAACCAAAATTGAGCTGAGACAAGCAGATGGGAAAAAGATGGGGTACAACCTTGATTTAAGTGTGCTCTCTCAATAGAGTAGCCCACAGTAACACCGAATCTCTTGTTCTCCGAGGTCGCTTTGTCTAATTTTCACCAGTCTATTGTTCAACTGATAGAACAAATTTACCAAGCTGAGGATCACGCTCTACGCATCGAACTACCGTTGGACGATGCTCCGAAATGGTCGTTGATCGATTGGCTTGATGTACAGCCCGTGTTTCCCAAGTTCTATTGGCAAGATCGTGATGCCAGTGAAGAAGTTGTTTCTCTTGGTGCGGTGCACACATTTACTGACCCAGCGCCAGCGTATGCTGTGCTT
This genomic window from Vibrio tritonius contains:
- a CDS encoding transposase; the protein is MMTIARRHQVDTTITPYYHCVSRCVRRSFLCGVDAVSGRNFEHRREWVEKRILYLAEIYCIDICAYAVMSNHYHLVVHINEAKAAELSGFEVIERWGKHHHLHPLAQRYLNGEITTKSENVAANKLIEEWRKRLASLSWMMKELNMAIAKQANTEDECTGHFWEGRFKSQALLDEKALLAAMTYVDLNPVRANAAPTPEESEHTSLKLRLSALENQQPTPSSLFPFVGGERMDSKDGIPFRLMDYIEWVDWVGKHHYSEGRYSVDQTLPPLLARLSDNQREFLDLCTCIEQRRCLWIGPKDQLLQAKQQLNKQRIHGVVC
- the fes gene encoding enterochelin esterase — translated: MQLNTSSADLHSFLEHNSKLNTLSVGSQEWWDELEYIGTPLLLPTDSGYADACFIWRNTASYPVAAVYLDIHGITDHHSFTPDKFTQYQDSDLYYFCCRLPNAWRGAYAFVPVPEDGIQPHYHGTMQEQKQQHRQWLMSTMANYATVDPLQKRNLPNCLWGQEYSQYAMPEAPYQPGWERFDQTGGEAFAQAEVVEFTWQSALMNKSRQVWCYSTSSSQATDLPIIIMQDGDFWAKQMPVFSALDDNTQSGYLPEAVYVMIDAINRRHRGEDLTCNPIYWQAIQQELLPQIEALYQVSRNPLKTVVAGQSYGGLTSMYAALHWPERFGCVVSSSGSFWWPHREQIRQQSKDEVLPTLDAKFVDFIQNELPKEVTIKSYLDVGLREKRMVELNQQVADALSAHGQVKTLFSTYDGGHERLCWRGGLMQGLHYVLSE
- the rrtA gene encoding rhombosortase, whose amino-acid sequence is MNLYLSLLLMSLVCLALQFEPFASFAAWQLTSIEHGQWWRILTGNFTHTNFPHLLMNLAALWLGGFIFKPQSRQLVLVSIGVSIAVGVCLLFSSLTSYVGLSGTLHGLFAFFALKEALEGRRSSWLLFIGVIAKVMWEQIFGPAAETAHLINAKVAIQAHLAGMGTGTLTALTNHLLYQRKSSKPAL
- a CDS encoding tRNA-uridine aminocarboxypropyltransferase, which translates into the protein MSRYCSQCGKAHKVCICSVITPLHSDVELIILQHPTEEHRPMGTARILSLSLNNSQVLIGEDFRQDETLNTLLSEEGVAHYVLYPSDTSISASDVIALHQPQQKVRVILLDGTWKKAFKMWQINTQLHALPALHLPTDLKGNYRIRKAPSDNALSTVEAGYHLLSMMEVDADFSPLLTAFEQMVDAQIRHMPPGVFERNYLNK
- a CDS encoding anti-phage deoxyguanosine triphosphatase, with protein sequence MSFSISEQWQERNNDEHKVRLNDHRSPFQRDRARILHSAAFRRLQAKTQVHGTSLNDFHRTRLTHSLEVAQIGTGIVAQIKNKQPELRELMPSDSLIDSLCLAHDIGHPPFGHGGEIALNYMMREHGGFEGNAQTFRIVTSLEPYTEHHGMNLARRTLLGLLKYPALLSDTRAEKLHQTVELRQLKARDWMPAKGIYDCDGTMLSWVFEPLSDKDRQLIKQMRGPATTPYEHQKTQFKSLDCSIMELADDIAYGVHDLEDAIVLGMVTKTQWQQGAYDALTRFPKSWFATELDELTDMLFSDKHYVRKDAIGSIVNALLTSISVKKVAANFDNPLLAYNAYLTPEMSEALDVLKGFVNKYVIQVPNVQRFEYRGQQVIMDLFEALSADPERLLPQATKEKWAAAECSHSDGMRVLCDYIAAMTDGYAQRIHQELFG
- the yfbR gene encoding 5'-deoxynucleotidase gives rise to the protein MKESHFFAHLARMKLIQRWPLMRSISKENISEHSLQVAFVAHALAVIKNKKFGGKLNPERIAIKAMYHDSSEVLTGDLPTPVKYYNSEIAKEYKKIEAAAEKRLLSMLPEELQDDFAPFLLSDSADQEDAAVVKQADCICAYLKCLEELSAGNQEYALAKKRLDVTLKERYTEEMDYFLHTFAPSFELTLDEIS
- a CDS encoding pyridoxal phosphate-dependent aminotransferase; this encodes MQNIGMSSKLDNVCYDIRGPVLKHAKRMEEEGNKILKLNIGNPAPFGFDAPDEILVDVIRNLPTSQGYCDSKGIYSARKAVVQHYQKKGIRSLDVEDVYIGNGASELIVMSMQALLNNGDEMLVPAPDYPLWTAAVSLAGGNAVHYLCDEQADWLPSLDDIKKKISKKTRGIVLINPNNPTGAVYSRDFLLEIVEIARQNNLIIFADEIYDKILYDGATHTSVATLADDILVMTFNGLSKAYRVCGFRGGWMFLTGPKHLASGFIAGLDILASMRLCANVPMQHAIQTALGGYQSINELILPGGRLLEQRDRAWEMINQIPGVSCVKPKGAMYLFPKLDKKKFNLKDDQQLVQDFLVQEKVLLVQGSGFNWPEPDHVRIVTLPHVETLEDAIGRFERFLSTYKQK